A genomic stretch from Longimicrobium sp. includes:
- a CDS encoding alpha/beta hydrolase — protein MFLLAAGCSPRRVGEALLLGNHFVRTQDVAYGTGPRQQLDVYRPRTAAGPLPVVVFLYGGRWQAGSKDEYRLLGDAFTRRGIVVVVPEYRLYPEVRFPGWVLDAANAVRWARDNAARFGGDPGNIVVVGHSAGGHTAALLALDEWYLRDAGVPAGSVRGFVSLAGPVDTTWTAPDVQALMGPAEGWPATYAGTHVDGREPPLLLLHGAQDETVSPANSSGLAARIRERSGCARSVVYRGLGHVEIVVALAVPRLRSAPVLDDVVEFVRDPRASACPG, from the coding sequence ATGTTCCTGCTCGCGGCGGGGTGCTCGCCGCGGCGCGTGGGCGAAGCGCTGCTGCTGGGCAACCACTTCGTCCGCACGCAGGACGTGGCGTATGGCACCGGGCCGCGCCAGCAGCTGGACGTGTATCGCCCGCGGACGGCCGCGGGGCCGCTGCCCGTGGTCGTCTTTCTTTACGGCGGCCGCTGGCAGGCGGGGAGCAAGGACGAGTACCGGCTGCTGGGGGACGCGTTCACCCGGCGCGGAATCGTGGTGGTGGTTCCCGAGTACCGGCTGTATCCGGAGGTGCGCTTTCCCGGGTGGGTGCTGGACGCGGCGAACGCCGTCCGCTGGGCGCGCGACAACGCCGCGCGCTTCGGTGGGGACCCGGGCAACATCGTGGTCGTGGGCCACTCGGCGGGCGGCCATACGGCGGCGCTGCTGGCGCTGGACGAGTGGTACCTGCGCGATGCGGGGGTGCCGGCGGGGAGCGTCCGCGGATTCGTGTCGCTCGCCGGGCCGGTGGATACCACGTGGACGGCGCCGGACGTCCAGGCGCTGATGGGGCCGGCGGAGGGGTGGCCGGCCACCTATGCCGGCACGCACGTGGATGGGCGCGAGCCCCCGCTCCTGCTCCTCCACGGCGCACAGGACGAGACGGTTTCGCCCGCAAACTCCAGCGGATTGGCCGCGCGCATCCGGGAGCGGAGCGGGTGCGCGCGGTCCGTCGTGTACCGCGGGCTGGGGCACGTGGAGATCGTCGTGGCGCTCGCCGTTCCCAGGCTGCGCAGCGCACCCGTGCTGGACGACGTCGTCGAGTTCGTCCGCGACCCGCGCGCGAGCGCCTGTCCGGGGTAG